A window of Kangiella sp. TOML190 genomic DNA:
CGATCCGATTAACGCGATTAATGCTTTAGACGGTTGGTCAACCCACGCGCCTTTTACCATCAGTTTTAACGATAATGGCGCTGCTCTGGATGTTTCAAGCGTCGTTGGCGGTCAATCTTTCCGTTTGTTTAAAGTGTCTGTGCTGCGTCCAGAAACCTCGCCAGGCTCAGGTATCATTTTACCTACGGGTCCTGTTACTGGTGTCGAATCAGAGTTAACCTTTGGTGTTGACTATATTGTACAGCAGGCCGGCCCTTTAACCTTGGCAGTGGTACCTTTGAAGCCGTTTGAAGCCCAAGCGTCTTACATGGTGGTGTTAACCAATGCCATAACCGATTCTGATGGCGATGCTTTGGCGGGTGATAGTGCTTATAACTTAGCCAAAACTACTGAGCCCTTAGAAGGCAGTGCGGCGGCGCTTGAACCAGTTCGCCAATTGGTTAATGCTATGTTAGCGGCAGCAGAAGGTGCCGGAGTGGTTCGTGATGATGTGATTTTGTCTTACCAATTTACCATTCAGTCAATTGCCGATTCGATCTTAGCGGCAAAAGGTTTTTATGTTGACTTACCATTCTCGCAAGGCGCCTTACCTACCACTAGCTTTAGTAGCTTATTCACTGATACCGCTCCTTTTACTGGTATTGGTGCGGCTAATTTGTATAAAGGCGAGATCACCTTACCTTATTTGTTGGGCGTTGCTTCGCCGACCAATCCTTTGCCAGTATTAAACGGCAACTGGGTCGCTGCAGAGCTGGTGCCTGTGGGCGGTTCTTTGATAACTAACCCGTTAGCAGGCGGTAACTTAACTTATGCTAACCCACTGCCGCAAAAGCAAGGCGATGAAACTGTACCTTTGATGGTGTCGCTACCTAAAGATCCTGCTTGTCCTAAACCTTATCCTGTGATGATTTTCCAGCACGGTATTACTAGCGACCGTACGGCTATGTTGGGTATTGCCGATACTATGGCTGGTGCCTGCACCGCTGTGATTTCGATGGATCAGCCATTGCACGGTATTACTGCGGATAATCCGGTTCATTTAGGTCTACAGGCAGCCTCTGGTGGCGCTATTGGTGTTTTTGAAGGCTATGCTGCTGGCGGTGTTCATGAGCGTACCTTTGGGGTAGACATTCTGGATAATACTACTGGTGCTCCAGGTATGGATGGCACGCCGGATGCTTCGGGCGCTCATACCATCAATTTGCAAAATTTGTTGGTTTCACGTGATAACTTACGTCAAGCTTCTTTAGATCTATTAACTCTTGAGAAGGCGATTCCAGGTATGGATGTTGATGGTGATATGGTGCCTGACTTTGTATTCGGAGTTGACCCAGATACCGGTCTACCAATCACTAAAGTGAGCTTTATGGGGCACTCTTTAGGCGGTATTGTAGGCTCGACCTATACTGCTACCGCTGATTTTGCGCAACAAAGCGTTATTGCGACAGCCTCTGGCTCGATTGCGCAAATGCTGAATGCATCGGACAGCTTTGGTCCTAGAATTCGCGGCGGTTTAGCGGCGGCGGCAGGTCAAGATCCAGCCAGCGCCGAGTTTTTACAAGAGACCTTACCGGCTTTCTTAGTGGCGGCGCAAACGGTGGTTGACTCTGGCGATCCGATTAACTATGCGGCAATGGCGCAAGCTAACAATATCCCAACTTTGGCGGTACAGGTTAAAGGTGATGCAGTGGTACCTAATGCTGCTGCAACGGCTCCTTTAGTGGGTTCAATTCCATTAGCGGCGTCTTATGGCTTACCAACCGTTACCGAAACTACGGCAACCGATCGTGCTTTCTTGAAGTTTGTTTCAGGTGATCATGCAACGCCATTAAGCCCTGCGGCAGATGCAGCGACTACGGTAGCAATGCAAACTGCAATAGCGACCTTCATTGCTAGCGGTGGTGCTAATGTGGTAGTTACTGACCCAGCACTCGTTGAACCTTAGGTCATAATCCTTTAGGATCAAGAGCCCTCGGTGCTTTGAGTATCGAGGGCTTTTTTATGGCGCACTAATGCGCAACCCTAAATCGTGGAGTAAACACTTGGAATTTTTATCTGATTACGGTCTGTTTTTGCTAAAAGCGGCAACTATTGTGGTGGCTATAGTGATGGTTTTAGGCTTTATCTTAAATGCTGGGCAAAAACATCGTTCTAGTAGTAAAGGTGAGATTAAAGTCACCAATTTGGGTGAAGAGATTAAAGATCACAAGCAAACCATCCAAAGTGAAGTTTTATCAAAAGCCGAGTGGAAGGCCTTGCTTAAAGCGGAAAAAGACAAACAGAAAAAAGAAAATAAAGCCGTTAAAAAGAAGGTTAAGTCTTCCAAGAAAAGTACTTCTGAAACAGTGGATACAACGGAAGCGAATGCAGATACTAACCTTGATGCTACTGCTGATAAACAATTAGCAACTGCTCCTGAGCAAACTAAAGCTCGATTGTACGTTTTGGATTTTGAAGGGGATCTTGAAGCCAGCGGTGTAGAGTCTTTACGAGAAGAAATTACCGCAGTGTTAGTAACCGCTAATAAGCAAGATGAAGTTCTGGTGCGTTTGGAAAGCCCGGGCGGCATGGTGCATGCCTATGGCTTAGCAGCATCCCAGCTGCAACGTATTCGCCAAGCGGGTCATAAGCTGACTATCGCAGTCGATGAAGTGGCGGCTAGTGGCGGTTATATGATGGCATGTGTCGCCGATAAAATTGTTTCAGCGCCTTTTGCCATCATTGGCTCGATTGGGGTGGTAGCGGAAATTCCAAACTTTAACCGTTTATTGGATAAAGCCCATGTGGACTATGAACAGCATACCGCAGGCGACTACAAACGAACGCTCACCATGTTTGGGCAAAACACCAGCCATGGACGTGAAAAATTTAAGCAAGAGCTTGAAGAAACTCATCAGTTATTTAAAAGTTTTATTAACCAAAATCGCCCCGATTTAGAGATCGAAAAAGTTGCTACTGGCGAGCACTGGTATGGCTCTCAAGCGTTAGCCTTAGGGCTGGTTGACGACATTAGTACGAGTGATGATCTGATCCATAAAGCGATGCAAGACAAAGACGTTTATGCGGTCAAATATGACATAAAAAAACCGCTAACCGATAAGCTTTCTTTAAGTTTGCAAGGTGCTTTTGATAAGTTCGCCATGCGCTGGATCCAACGTTCCAAACAAACGAATTTGTTCAAATAGTTGCATTGCCGCTTTATGGATTTTGAGTTTTGGGATAACTGCTGGCACAAAGATTCGCAACCCTTTCATGTGTCGCGAGTTCATCCCTTGCTTAAAACTACGCTCCCCTTGCTGGATCCCTATTCGCCAGTATTAGTACCGCTTTCAGGTAAGTCGCTGGATTTAATTTATTTGTCCGAACAGGGCTACGCATCCACCGCTATTGAATTTAACCCCAAAGCAGTAACGGAGTTTATAACGAGTAGCGGTATAGCCTTTAGTAAAACGGCTACAGACGATACAACGGTTTATAACAGCGATAACATCGAGCTTTGGCTCGCGGACTTTTTCGCTGTCACGACTAGTGATATTGGGCAATTTGAGCAAGTGTTTGATCGCGCTGCGTATATCGCCTTGCCGGAAACCATGCGTGCCGATTATGCCAAGCATTTAATCAGTTTATTGAAGTCTAATGCTCAAATTTTTATGGTCACCATGGATTATCCGCAACATCAGATGTCAGGACCGCCATTTTATGTGGATCAGCAAGAACTGGCAGAGCATTTTGCGGGCGCAAAAATTAGTGAAAAAGCACGTCATTCGTTAATGGATAATCATCCACGCTGGAAAGAATTAGGGTTGGATTATCTGGATGAAGTACTTTATCAAATACAATTTGTTTCGAGTGCATAATAAGATGATTTATGGTTAGGTTTATTAGATGAAAAAAGAGCAAGCTTACGGCCAGTGGCCATCGGAAATTAGCGCAGAAATGTTGGCTAGTAAGTCCACTCGTTTGGGCCAAATTCAATGGCTAAAAGGACAGCCAGCTTGGCTAGAAAGTCGCCCCGAAGAAAAAGGGCGCGGAGTAATCGTAGCCTACCAAAATGGTCTTAAAGTCGATTTGACGCCAGAGGCTTATAACGTGCGTACGCGTCTGCACGAATATGGCGGTGGCGATTTTTGGACAAAAGATGAGTTAATTATTTTTGCCAACGATTCGGATCAAAGACTCTATTTACAGAATAACTCCGATGGCAGTATTGAGCCAATAACTCAAGCCGCGCCTTTTGAGCGCGCTTGGCGCTATGGCGATGGCGACATTAGCCCAAATAAGCAGTTTACCGTTTGCGTTCGCGAGCGCCACCAACAGGGTGGCACGGCTTTTGATGTTATTAACGAACTGGTGTTAATTGATTTAGCACAAAAAGAGGGCGATGCTAACGTGCAAGTGATAGCATCTGGCCAAGATTTTTATTCTAATCCGCGCGTTGCTCCTGATGGTAATTCCATCTGTTGGTTATCTTGGCAACATCCCAATATGCCGTGGGATGAAACGGAATTGTGGCTGGCGGAGATTGATGATAATCAACAGCTCAGCAATCCGCGCAAAGTAGCCGCTGGCGAGCAGTTGTCAGTTTATAATCCCCAATGGTCACCTGACGGTCAACTTTATTACGTTGCTGATAACAATGGCTGGTGGCATATTTATCGCCATGGAGAAGATAAACCGCTGCATGAGTTTGTCGAAATTGAGTTTGGGTTTCCGCAATGGGTATTTGGTTGCAACAGTTTTCAATTTATAGATAAAGATACCATTTTAGCGATTGGCACCAAGCAAGCTCATCAGGCTTTATACCAACTCGATCTAACTTCAGGCCAATTGCGCAAGGTTAGCGATCAGTGGAATGCCTTTAATGGCCAACTGATGGTTAAGGATAAGCAAGCATGTTTTATTGCTGCGAATGCAAAGCAGGCGCAAAGCTTAATCAAACTCGATCTATCCAGTATGCAAACTAACGATTTGCTAGGAAAAAACGATAAGCTGTCGCTTAGCACAATTGCTCGGGCCGAACATGTCACTTTTGCTACCAGTGATAACCAGCTTGCGCATGGCTTTTTTTATGCGCCACTTAATGACAAATATGAATGCTCCACAGGTTTGCCACCATTGATTGTTATGAGCCATGGCGGGCCGACTGGCATGACCGACTCGGGTTTTGATTTGCAAATTCAGTATTGGACCAGCCGCGGTTTTGCGGTGGCTGATGTCAATTATCGTGGAAGCACTGGTTATGGCCGCGCTTATCGAGACAGTTTAAAGGGTAATTGGGGTGTCTATGATGTGGACGATTGCATTGCGATGGCGGACTATTTAGCGCAGCAAGGCTTGGTGGATGGTAAGCGTTTGGCGATCCGTGGCGGTAGTGCTGGCGGTTTTACTACTTTATGTGCGCTAACTTTCCACGATAGATTTCAAGTGGGCATGAGTCGCTATGGAGTGGCGGACTTATTGTCATTAGCCAAAGATAGCCATAAGTTCGAAATTCGCTATTTGGACTCGGTCGTCGGGCCTTTGCCAGAAGCCAAGCAGATATACTTAGAGCGCTCTCCTAGTGAGCATACTGAGCGGTTATCTTGTCCAATTTTAATTTTGCAAGGGCTTGAGGATAAGGTGGTACCGCCAAGCCAATCCGAAGCGATGGTAACAGCTTTAAAGGCTAACGGCCTAGATTACCAATACATTGAATTTGCAGGAGAAGGGCACGGCTTTAGAAAACCCGAAACCATTATTCAAGCCTTTGAAGCTGAGTTGGATTTTTATCGGAAGTACCTTTTATAACTTCGTGAAAAGGTTGTTACGACTCTTTTTGTAGCTTATCAAAATCAAAATAGTATTCATCTATCAAGGTAAAATAACCGTTTGTAGGGTCAAGCTGTAGATCAATACTAATGGTATATTGTGTTGGCGTTTTTTCTCCGAAGTTCCAACTGGCACTAAAACTAGCCTTTCCTTCGCGTTTCTTCTTATGTACCAATGGAGAGCGCTGAACTTTTTGCATTGCCATAATAGACTCAGGTTTAAGTCTAAAGGTGTAACTGTATTCTTGCGTATCATCAGAAAAAAAATGTGAAATATTCTTTTTATCCGTGGCTATTAACTCTAAGCCTAGTATTTCTTCTTGCTTTTCTGTTTTTCCTTCAAAGCCAAACTTTAGCTTTATCGAATCATTATCAACATCCATCGGTTTATCCGTTCTTACTTTCATTCGGATATATCGTGGCTCTATTTGTGTAAAACTATTTTCGTCAAAGTTGCGCATCTTCCACATAGTGGATAAAGGGATACTCGAGCATCCCTGAATCAATAAAATCAATACGATCAGCAGTGTTTTTTTCATGGTTTTTCCTTAGTTTATTATTTTAGAACTGATATTAGTTAGTTTGGTCTTCAAAGTTTGAGTGCACTCTTGGATCATTATAAACATCCAAGTCGATTTCTCCTTCGCTTTTGGCAACGATGGTAGTAACGGCGGCATCGCCAGTAATATTAACGGCAGTTCGGGTCATATCGAGCAGTCGGTCAATACCTAAAATCATACCAATGGCTTCTACTGGCAAATTCACTTGGGTTAGAACGCCGGCCAATAAAATCAAGCCTACGCTGGGCACACCAGCAGTGCCAATGGAGGCAAGCGTCGCGGTTAAAATAATGGTCAGCATTTGCGCCATGGTTAGGTCGACACTGTAGGCTTGAGCAATAAATAAGGTGGCAATACCTTGCATAATCGCAGTGCCATCCATATTCACGGTGGCGCCTAAGGGCAAGGTGAAAGAGTAGGTGTTTTTATGCACACCTAGGTTTTTCTCAACGCAGCGCATGGTGACCGGCAAAGTGGCGTTGGAGCTAGAGGTACCAAAAGCGGTAAGCATCGCTGGCCACATACCTTTAAAGAAATTAATAGGATTTAAACGCGCAAAGAGCATAATCAAGCTGCTGTAGGTCAATAGCGCATGTAAAATCAAACCGCCAATCACCAGTACAAAATATTTGCCCAAAGAACCCGCAATATCGCTGAATGGGAAGGTGGCAAAGGTTTTGGCGATTAAAAAGAACACCCCGTAAGGCGCGAACTTCATCACGATATTTACAATCGCCATAACGACCGCGTTGGCATCTTTAAACCAATTGCCGATGCGCTTTCCTGCTTCGCCCGAAAACGTGATGGCTAAGCCCAGCAAGATGGCAAAAACAATAATTTGCAGCATATTGGCTTTGACCATAGCACCAAAAGGATTGGTTGGAATGATATTTATCAAAACGTCCGTTAGTGGCGGTTTGTTTTTAGCATCAAAGTTAACTTCGCCAACTGGCATGCCAGCGCCTGGTTGGAAAATCCCCGCGAGTAATAAGGCTAGAATTAGGGCAATAGCAGTAGTTAATAAATAAAGTCCGACCGATTTATAGCTTAAGCGGCCCAATTTGGACGGATCTGCTAGAGAGCTGACACCAACCACCAGCGAGACCAGCACTAAAGGCACCATCAACATTTTTAGGGCATTGATAAACCAGCTTCCACCAACATGAAACAGACCATTAACGATATTATTGTCGATAAAACTGTTGCCAGAGAACTGATGCAAAATGGTGCCGACTACGGCACCAGCAACCATAAAAACTAGTATTTTTAGACTCAGATTCATTATTATCGCCTTTTATATATTCCAAAAAGCACTCTAAGGGATTGATTTCTAAAGTGCAAGGATTGCGCCGCTTGAAATCCGGGTTAATCTTTAACTACTAGCCTAAGCCGTTCGTAAAGCAGCCTAAAATCCTTTAAGATAAAGCTAATGGTGAAACGATTTTTTAAGGATATTTGATGAATAAATTAAGCTTACTTCTTTTGCTGATAATGGCTATCGGGCAAGCGGTTACGGCGGAAACCAAAACACCAGCGATAATGTTGGGCGACAAAGTGGATATGCAGCAGCAACAACCTTTGGTGGCGGTGATGGCCGATCCCAGTAAGTATCAAGATCAAACGATAACCTTGCAGGGTAAGATAATAAAAGTCTGCAAAAAGAAAGGCTGCTGGGCAGATATTGCAACCGATAATGCGAATATTAGGATTAAAGTTCCTGATGATGAAATTGTTATTCCCATCTACGCAGTAGGCCGCCAAGCTTATGCCACTGGCGTACTCAGCGCAAAAACGCTCAACAAAGCGCAAACGATTAGCTATCTAGAGCATATGGCCAACGACGCGGGTGAAGCTTTTGATCCCGAAACGGTGACCGAGGGTATGATCCTTTATCAACTGAACGCTAAAGCCGTACAGATCTTATAACCATTGCGGTTTAGTAGTCGCTAGCTAACTTTCCATAAATTGTCTAGCTCAAAATTTTTCTTAAAAAGTTTTGCTTTTTAACGATTACAGGTGTAATCTTGATATTGAGATTACATTTGTAATCATTTAAATGGATTGAGCAAATCATGTTAAACCGAGTGAGTGAGTCAGAACACATTGTGATGGAGGTACTGTGGCAGGAATCTCCGTTAACCAGTCTTGAGATCTGTGAGCGGTTAAAAGATCAAGGTTGGAATGAAAAAACCGTAAAAACCTTTTTAAACCGTATGGTAAAGAAAAAGGTAATCAATTTTAAAAAAGAAGGACGGCGCTATTGGTATTCTCCAGCCATCAAAAGAGCAGCTTTTATACAACAAGAAAGCAAAGGCTTTCTTAATAAGATGTTTAATGGTGACGTTAAACAGTTGCTCGCCACCTTTGTCCAAAATAAACAACTATCAAAGCAAGAATTAGATTACTTAAAAGAATTGATTAGTCAGGAGGGCGATGGCAAGGAGATAAAGGATGAATGATCTACTACAAACCTTATGGCAGTCAAATTTAGAGCTGAGCTTACTGTTACTGGCGATTCTAACGGCGCGCTATCTAATACGAAAAACAACTAAGAATTATAATGCCTATTTATTATGGCTAAGCATTCCTGTGGGCTTGTTATTAGCAGGCTTCTTTTCGATCGTTAACTTTGGACAGGAACCTACTGCGGCAATGACTTATATTGTTCAAGCCTATATCGTTAGACCCGCAGAAACTTTTGATAGCTGGTTGTTAGTCGGCTACTTATGGGCATTGGTATCCTTAGTCTTGCTCGTAAGATTGTGTTGGCAGCACAAAAAATTACGCCAAGAATTAAAATACATCAAAGCGCCATTAAACCTAACAATAGCATCAAGTTATCCGATCGTTGGGATTGCAAAAGAAGATTTTTCGCCAGCTGTTTATGGCTTTTTTAAGCCGACTATCTATTTCCCAGTACACTTAAAGCAGGAGTTATCTGCCGAACAAATAACGTTAATTGTTCGACATGAAGAACACCATATTAAACAAAAACATTTATGGCTAAATTTGCTGTGGGATATTTTGGTTTGTATCAGTTGGTTCAATCCGCTGGTATACATTTCCCGACAAAGTTTCCGTCACGACCAAGAATTATTTTGTGATTATCTTGTGTTAAACCGCTCCAATGCAGATGACCATCAAAGCTATGGTCATGCCTTGTTAACCACCATTTCTGCCACTCACTCGGTTAGCTTGCTTTGCTCATGGAAAATGTTTAATCAACTTGAGGAAAGAATCATGAACCTAAAAAAACCAACTAGCCTAAGCAGTAAATTATCGCTTGCCATTGGCGGGCTAGCGATAATCGGTTGTACTTCTTTATACGCCATTAGCATGTCACAATATTCACAGCAACACTCACAAGAATCCCAGCACGAATCATTAAGCGTTAGCAACAATGATGGCGATAGCACAGTCGAATGGAATATTGGTGGCAAGACTTACGTGGATAATAAAGGCGACTGGTATATTTTAGAAGAGGGGCGTAAGCGCCAGATGACTTCTACTGAGCGCCGCGATTTTGAAAAAGCCGTTGAGCGCGCTGAAAAAGAGATGCAGCTTTCCGAAGAAGAAATGCGCAAAGCTGAAGCTCAAATACGTAACAATCAACGTCAAATGGAAAAAGCGGTTGAGGAAATAGAAAATGCGCAACACGAATTGGCTTTAAGTTACGAGAGTATGCAAGCTGCCTTTAGAGATATTGAGCAAAGCCATATGGACATGGAGATCGGTTATATGGAAGGAAGGCTAAGTGCAGAAGAGGTGAACAAGATTCGTGAGGAACTTCAGCGTGCTCGGGAACAGCTGATGCAAAACAAAGAGCAGCATCAGCAGGAATTTGAACGGGCACGACAGCAGCTCGAAAAGGCGCAGCAAGAGATGATTAACAACCGCTCAAAGCGACAGCCTCCTATAGCTCCTGCTAAGCCTGAAGCACCAGAAAAGCCTACTGCTGCTGTAGCGCCCAACACCACAAAGCCAGCAGTACCAGCGGAGATTAATAAACCGGTAGCGCCTCAGGCAATTCCTTTGGCAACCTATCCGCCAGAGTATCCAAAAGATGCGATAGAAAACAATGTTCAAGGTTTCGTTGAGTACCAGTTTGATCTAGATGCTAATGGCTACCCTAGTAACTTTAAATTACTTCGTTCAGAGCCAGAAGGTGTGTTTGATGATGCCGCTTATGCTGCTCTCCAGAAATGGCGCTTTGACGCAAACGGGTTGCGGGATAGTCTAAGATATAAATTAGAATTTCGTCTCGAACCTTAAGCTTCAATAAATCCCTGCGAAAGCAGGGATTTATTGAAGCTTAAGTGATTAGTTTAAACTAGACTCAAGCTTGAAGATTACTCCTGAATAGCTTTAACTTTTATTATCCTTTGAGGCTTTTAGCAAGAGTTTTGATTTTAAACTCTTTGAAACGGATAGACCGAACCAAGGTTTAAGATTTGTGTTAGTTCATCAAGTGCAGTTCTCGATTCAGTTAACAAACTCGGATCGGCTAAATCATCTTCAGTCAGAGTTTCGCGGTAATGCTTTTCAACCCAAGTATTTAACGAAGTGAATAAATCGTCCGACATGATCACACTTTGATTCATGGCCGCCATTTCGGCTTCGTTTAGCACGATACGCTGGCGCAAACAGGCAGGTCCGCCACCATTTTGCATAGATTGCTTAACGTCGTAAATTTTGACTTCTTTGATCGGAGTGTCTTGCTCGACCAGCCAATCCAAATAGTCCTTAACCGACGTGATGGTTTCACATTCTCCAGGGCAAATCAGTACCATATCGCCTGAGGGTAAGGTCACCAGTTGGCTATTAAATAAGTAAGACTTTACGGCATCTTCTACCGGCACGTCGTTGGCGCCAACTTCTACTACGTGGAACTCTTCGCCATCAAAAGCACGCTCTAAATCGGTATAAGTTTGCATTTGATTTAGGAAGGCTTTTTGGTGTGCAAACAACACATTACCATTACCTACCGAAATAACGTCATTATGGAATACGCCTTTATCAATCACGCTGGGTGCTTGTTGGGCATAGACCACATTATCTATATCTAAACCGTGCAAACGGGCAACGGCTTGAGAGGCTTCAAAAGTTTGGCGCGCAGGGAATTTATGCGGCGCAGGTTTCGAGGCATCAAAAGCATATTTACCATAGACGAAAAAGTGCACCCCTTTTTTGCCATAACCTTTGCTCGAATTAACATCCACAAAACGGGTATGGTTGGCGGCGCCTTCATCACCAAAATGATCGCCATTGGGCAGCGCAGGGTGGTGAGCAAAATATTTATCGTCACTAAACATAGCCTTTAAAATACGACCAGTAGTCGGGTGCTCAATCGAGCGATGAAATTTATTGGCAAGATTTGCTGGCGTAAAGTGTACTTTCTCATCAGCCGTATCGCTTGATGGTGCCATGGTGCAAGCATTTGCAGTCCACATACTCGAGGCGGATGAGCAAGCGGCGAGCACTTTAGGTGCTTGTTTGGCAGCTTTAATGATCACTTGAGCATCAGTACCCGTAAAGCCTAGTTTGCGCAGGGTAAAGACATCAGGACGCTCCATAGGCGCAATCACGCCTTGCTTGAGACCTAAATCATGCAAAGCCTTCATTTTTTGCAAGCCTTGCAAGGCAGCTTCTTTAGGCTTAGCGATTAGGTTAGCGTTTGAGGTTGAAGCGACATTACCATGAGATAAGCCCGCATAGTTATGAGTTGGGCCAACTAAGCCATCAAAGTTAAATTCAAAAGCTTTGCTCATTACAATATTACTCCTGGCGTTAGATTTTCAGGCAGTACGCAGCTGGGGTTTTCAATCGAGGCAACCGGATAGGCACAATAATCAGCGGCATAATAAGCGCTTGGTCGATGGTTGCCAGAATTGCCAACGCCACCAAAAGGTGCGGCGCTTGATGCTCCGGTCAGTTGGTTATTCCAGTTAACGATCCCAGCACGAATTTTTTGATAGAATTGATCGTATTCGGTTTTATCATCGCTGAACAAACCTGCGGCCAAGCCAAAGCGAGTATTGTTAGCTTCTTGAATAGCTGCCTCGAATTCTTGATAACGATAGACTTGCAAGATGGGGCCAAAAAATTCTTCGTCTTCTACATCAACATTGGTGACATCAATTAAAGCGGGACTAACAAAACCGGTACCGGCTTTTAAATGTTCCATTTTGACTAACGCTTTAGCCCCTTTAGCGATTAAACTATCTTGCGCTTTAAGCAACTCTAGTGCTGTTTTTTCTGACACCACCGGACCCATAAAAGGTTTTTCGGGATCGTCATAATGGCTCACGCGAATATTACGTACCGCTTCTTCAAGCTTTTGCATAAAGGCATTACCGCGCTCATTATTCGGCACAAACAAGCGTCGCGCACAGGTGCAGCGCTGGCCTGCGGAAATGTAAGCTGACTGAATGGTATGATAAACCGCAGCGTCCAAATCGTCCACTTGACCTAAAATTAGTGGGTTGTTGCCGCCTAACTCCAGCGCCAAAATTTTATTCGGTTGGCCGCCAACTTGCTTATGCAAAATATTGCCAACGGTTTCGCTGCCAGTAAATAAAATACCGTCAATTTGTGAGTGATTAGCAAGAGCTACGCCAGTGGCTACTTCCCCTTGTACTAGATTCAGTACGCCGTCAGGAAGCCCTGCTTTTTGCCATAAACGCACGGTAAATTCGGCCACCGCAGGAGTGAGCTCCGAAGGTTTAAAAACAACCGTGTTGCCCGCCAATAAAGCTGGAACGATATGTCCATTAGGCAAGTGCCCCGGAAAATTATAAGGGCCGAAAACGGCTAAAACGCCATGCGGCTTATGGCGCGTAGCGGCAACGCCAGCGCCCATAGGATTCTCTTTAATGCCGGTTCTTTCTTGGTAAGCGCGGATAGAAATATCAACCTTACCAGCCATGGCGCCCGCTTCAGTGAGGGTTTCCCAAAAAGGTTTACCGGTTTCTTGCGCGATAATTTCCGCTAGCGCTTCTTTTTTGTCTTTTAACAACTGCTCAAAACGCTTTATCACTTCAATACGCTGCTCGAGTGTTTGTTGACTCCAGTCCC
This region includes:
- the astB gene encoding N-succinylarginine dihydrolase; translation: MSKAFEFNFDGLVGPTHNYAGLSHGNVASTSNANLIAKPKEAALQGLQKMKALHDLGLKQGVIAPMERPDVFTLRKLGFTGTDAQVIIKAAKQAPKVLAACSSASSMWTANACTMAPSSDTADEKVHFTPANLANKFHRSIEHPTTGRILKAMFSDDKYFAHHPALPNGDHFGDEGAANHTRFVDVNSSKGYGKKGVHFFVYGKYAFDASKPAPHKFPARQTFEASQAVARLHGLDIDNVVYAQQAPSVIDKGVFHNDVISVGNGNVLFAHQKAFLNQMQTYTDLERAFDGEEFHVVEVGANDVPVEDAVKSYLFNSQLVTLPSGDMVLICPGECETITSVKDYLDWLVEQDTPIKEVKIYDVKQSMQNGGGPACLRQRIVLNEAEMAAMNQSVIMSDDLFTSLNTWVEKHYRETLTEDDLADPSLLTESRTALDELTQILNLGSVYPFQRV
- the astD gene encoding succinylglutamate-semialdehyde dehydrogenase — its product is MSEKNLFINAQWLAGNGQAFQSINPADGSVIWQANAADENQVDAAIQAARQAGWDWSQQTLEQRIEVIKRFEQLLKDKKEALAEIIAQETGKPFWETLTEAGAMAGKVDISIRAYQERTGIKENPMGAGVAATRHKPHGVLAVFGPYNFPGHLPNGHIVPALLAGNTVVFKPSELTPAVAEFTVRLWQKAGLPDGVLNLVQGEVATGVALANHSQIDGILFTGSETVGNILHKQVGGQPNKILALELGGNNPLILGQVDDLDAAVYHTIQSAYISAGQRCTCARRLFVPNNERGNAFMQKLEEAVRNIRVSHYDDPEKPFMGPVVSEKTALELLKAQDSLIAKGAKALVKMEHLKAGTGFVSPALIDVTNVDVEDEEFFGPILQVYRYQEFEAAIQEANNTRFGLAAGLFSDDKTEYDQFYQKIRAGIVNWNNQLTGASSAAPFGGVGNSGNHRPSAYYAADYCAYPVASIENPSCVLPENLTPGVIL
- a CDS encoding TonB family protein, encoding MNDLLQTLWQSNLELSLLLLAILTARYLIRKTTKNYNAYLLWLSIPVGLLLAGFFSIVNFGQEPTAAMTYIVQAYIVRPAETFDSWLLVGYLWALVSLVLLVRLCWQHKKLRQELKYIKAPLNLTIASSYPIVGIAKEDFSPAVYGFFKPTIYFPVHLKQELSAEQITLIVRHEEHHIKQKHLWLNLLWDILVCISWFNPLVYISRQSFRHDQELFCDYLVLNRSNADDHQSYGHALLTTISATHSVSLLCSWKMFNQLEERIMNLKKPTSLSSKLSLAIGGLAIIGCTSLYAISMSQYSQQHSQESQHESLSVSNNDGDSTVEWNIGGKTYVDNKGDWYILEEGRKRQMTSTERRDFEKAVERAEKEMQLSEEEMRKAEAQIRNNQRQMEKAVEEIENAQHELALSYESMQAAFRDIEQSHMDMEIGYMEGRLSAEEVNKIREELQRAREQLMQNKEQHQQEFERARQQLEKAQQEMINNRSKRQPPIAPAKPEAPEKPTAAVAPNTTKPAVPAEINKPVAPQAIPLATYPPEYPKDAIENNVQGFVEYQFDLDANGYPSNFKLLRSEPEGVFDDAAYAALQKWRFDANGLRDSLRYKLEFRLEP